One Qipengyuania gaetbuli genomic region harbors:
- a CDS encoding NAD(P)/FAD-dependent oxidoreductase, giving the protein MSEHIDDCIIVGAGPAGLTAAIYLARYHLGIRLFDCGTSRASWIPRSHNHAGFPDGINGEELLERMREQAAKYGALREPKRVTDLSQPDECFTVTCGEETYRARTVLLATGVVNNRPEGMDDQLHDETLSRGLLRYCPVCDGYEVTDKKVAVIGTSDHGTAEAQFVRTFTADLTLVSPGGDHDLSVQCSNALDKAGIARVAGPCGNFAIENGQLAFDTAEGRMAFDSVYPALGSVIRSGLAKSCGARVSEDGSIEVTDHLETSVPGLYAAGDVVVGLDQIGHAMGQAGVASTAIRNTLAETRPLRR; this is encoded by the coding sequence CGACTGCATCATCGTGGGCGCAGGGCCTGCAGGGCTGACCGCCGCGATCTACCTTGCGCGTTACCACCTCGGCATCCGCCTGTTCGATTGCGGCACCAGTCGGGCGAGCTGGATCCCGCGCAGCCACAACCATGCTGGCTTTCCCGACGGCATCAACGGCGAGGAACTGCTCGAGCGGATGCGCGAGCAGGCGGCGAAATACGGCGCCCTGCGCGAGCCCAAGCGCGTGACCGACCTATCCCAACCGGACGAATGCTTCACCGTGACCTGCGGCGAAGAGACCTATCGCGCCCGCACCGTCCTGCTGGCGACGGGCGTGGTCAACAACCGGCCCGAGGGCATGGACGACCAGCTGCATGACGAGACCCTGTCGCGCGGGCTGCTACGCTATTGCCCGGTTTGCGACGGCTACGAGGTGACCGACAAAAAGGTCGCCGTGATCGGCACGTCGGACCACGGCACGGCCGAGGCGCAATTCGTGCGCACCTTCACCGCCGACCTGACGCTGGTTTCGCCCGGCGGCGACCACGATTTGTCCGTCCAGTGCTCGAATGCCCTCGACAAGGCAGGGATCGCCCGCGTCGCTGGTCCTTGCGGCAATTTCGCGATCGAGAACGGGCAATTGGCCTTCGATACTGCCGAAGGGCGCATGGCCTTCGACAGCGTCTATCCCGCGCTCGGTTCGGTCATCCGGTCGGGCCTTGCCAAGTCATGCGGGGCACGCGTCAGCGAGGACGGCAGCATCGAGGTGACCGACCATCTCGAAACCAGCGTGCCGGGTCTTTACGCGGCAGGCGACGTGGTGGTGGGCCTCGACCAGATCGGACATGCAATGGGACAGGCAGGCGTCGCCTCGACCGCGATCCGCAATACGTTGGCGGAAACGCGTCCGCTGAGGCGCTAG
- the rimM gene encoding ribosome maturation factor RimM (Essential for efficient processing of 16S rRNA) produces MQDKPVTLAAVTGAHGVAGEVRLKLFGEGFEALKPHKSFNGGALTLSKVRSDNKGGAIARFAEVPDRTAAEKLRGTVLTVPRSALPALDEGEFYYSDLLGLPVVTDTGEDIGRVFAVENFGATEIVEIEKHDGKKFMVPLTQQAVPGWDAEKLTVNADFVD; encoded by the coding sequence ATGCAGGACAAGCCCGTCACGCTGGCAGCCGTCACCGGTGCGCATGGCGTGGCGGGCGAAGTCCGCCTGAAGCTGTTCGGCGAAGGGTTCGAAGCCCTGAAACCGCACAAGAGCTTCAACGGGGGAGCATTGACGCTCTCCAAGGTCCGCAGCGACAACAAGGGCGGCGCCATCGCGCGCTTTGCCGAAGTCCCGGACCGCACGGCCGCCGAAAAACTGCGCGGCACTGTCCTGACCGTCCCGCGATCCGCCTTGCCGGCACTGGACGAGGGCGAATTCTACTATTCCGACCTCCTGGGCCTGCCCGTCGTCACCGACACGGGCGAGGACATAGGGCGCGTCTTCGCGGTCGAGAATTTCGGAGCGACCGAAATTGTCGAGATCGAGAAGCACGACGGCAAGAAATTCATGGTCCCGCTGACGCAGCAGGCCGTTCCCGGCTGGGATGCGGAAAAGCTCACCGTCAACGCGGATTTCGTCGACTAG
- the rpsP gene encoding 30S ribosomal protein S16 has translation MAVAIRLSRGGAKKRPYYRIVVSDTRSPRDGKYLEQIGTYNPMLPKDSGERVKLDEDRARHWLSVGAQPTDRVHRFLDAAGILERAPKNNPKKGEPGEAAKERAEEKAAKIAEAEEAAKAAEEEAAAAAAAPAEEEAPAEEAAAEEAPAEEAAAEEAPAEEAAEEKAE, from the coding sequence ATGGCAGTTGCAATTCGTCTGTCGCGCGGTGGCGCGAAGAAGCGTCCTTACTACCGCATCGTCGTGTCGGACACGCGCAGCCCGCGTGACGGCAAGTACCTGGAGCAGATCGGCACCTACAACCCGATGCTGCCGAAGGATTCGGGCGAGCGCGTGAAGCTCGACGAAGACCGTGCACGTCACTGGCTCTCGGTTGGCGCCCAGCCGACCGACCGCGTCCACCGCTTCCTCGATGCCGCCGGCATCCTCGAGCGTGCGCCTAAGAACAACCCCAAGAAGGGTGAGCCGGGCGAAGCCGCCAAGGAACGCGCCGAAGAAAAGGCCGCCAAGATCGCTGAAGCCGAAGAAGCCGCCAAGGCTGCCGAGGAAGAAGCCGCTGCAGCTGCAGCCGCTCCGGCCGAAGAAGAAGCACCCGCTGAAGAAGCCGCTGCTGAAGAAGCTCCGGCCGAAGAAGCTGCTGCTGAAGAAGCTCCGGCTGAAGAAGCAGCCGAAGAAAAGGCCGAGTAA